The Eikenella corrodens genome segment GGAAGAGTTGAACGCGCCCAAAGTGTTCCAAAAAATTTCCGACCAACCGCGCGGCTTGGTGTTGGTAACCGGCCCTACCGGTTCTGGTAAATCCACCACCCTGGCGGCGATGATCAACTACATCAACGAAAACCATCATCACCACATCCTCACCATCGAAGACCCGATCGAGTTTGTGCACGAAAGTAAGCAGTGTCTGGTAAACCAACGCGAACTGCACCAACACACCCACAGCTTCGCCAACGCCCTGCGCTCCGCATTGCGTGAAGACCCGGATATCATCCTGGTGGGTGAGATGCGTGACCCGGAAACCATCGGCTTGGCGCTCACCGCTGCCGAAACCGGCCACTTGGTATTCGCCACCTTGCATACCACCGGTGCCGCCAAAACCGTGGACCGTATTATCGACGTGTTCCCCGCCGGCGAAAAAGAGATGGTGCGCTCCATGCTTTCCGAATCACTGCGCGCCGTGATTTCGCAAACCCTGCTCAAAACCAAAGACGGTAAAGGCCGTGTGGCCGCGCACGAAATCCTGATTTCCACCGCCGCCGTGCGTAACCTGATCCGCGAAAACAAAATCGCCCAAATCGGTTCTGCCCTGCAAACCGGCCAGGCGCATGGTATGCAGACGCTCGACCAATCCTTGCAGGCACTGCTCAAACGTGGCGTTATCAGCATCGATGCTGCCCGTGCCAAAGCGCAGAACCCCGACCAACTCGTCTAAACCGACAATCGTACAAGGGAAAACATCATGTCAAACGATCAGCACAAACAAAACTTGGCCGAGCTGCTCTCCGAAATGGCCAACCAGGGTGGCGATATGCCGCCTGAGCCTACCCCCGTTTCCTCTGCCATGATGCCGAATGGCGATTTAGCCGCCGTGGAAAGCCAGCTGGCTGCCGGCACGCTCGATATTCCGCCGCTGCCCGATTTGCCCGAAAGCGCGTTTGGCGAACCGGAATTGGTTGAGCCTGGTTTTGTGGCACAACCCATTACGCCGCCTGCCCAGCCCGCTCAACCGGTGCAACAACAAGCAGCACAGCCGCAGCCGCAACTCAAATCCAAATACGCCGCTGCCCTCGCGCCCAACGCTGCCCAGCCGATGCAGGCTCCGGCCAAACCGGCTCAGCCTGCTCCGCAGCAACCCGCACCTGCACAAGCGCAACCCCAACCGCAGCCCACTCCACAACACCAAGCAGCCCCGCAACAGCCTGCTGCCAGACCCGCACCAGCTGCGCCTAATCATCCGCCGCTGCATGCCGCGCCAGCACAGCCTGTCGGTCATGGGCCAAACCAGCACTTAACCCGTGAGCGTGCCAAACTGCACCCGCTACTGGAAAAAATGGCTGATGAATCGCTCAAACGCAATGCTTCTGATATCTTCATCAGCAGCAACTTCCCGCCTTCATTCAAAATCGACGGCACGCTGGTACCGATTCCGGTAAAACCGCTCACTGAAGACGAAGCCGCACAAATCGTTTACTCCACCTTCAACGACGAACAAAAAGCCAAATTCCCGGTAGAGTGGGAGCTGAACTACTCCTTGCAATCGCAAAACGGTATCCGTTTCCGTGTGAATGCCTACCATGAACAAGGCCGCATCGGCTTGGTAATGCGCCGCATCACCACCAACATCCTCACCATCGACGACCTCCGCCTGCCGCAAGTGCTCAAAGAGCTTTCCATGCGCAAGCGCGGCCTGATTATTCTGGCCGGCCCCACCGGTTCCGGTAAATCCACTTCGCAGGCCGCGATGCTCGACTGGCGTAACAAACACTCTGCCGGCCACATCGTAACCATCGAAGACCCGATCGAGTATATCCACAGCCCGATCAAGAGCATCATCACCCAACGCGAAGTCGGCCTCGACACCCACAGCTGGGGCGCGGCCGTACAAAGCGCCATGCGTC includes the following:
- a CDS encoding PilT/PilU family type 4a pilus ATPase, which codes for MHAAPAQPVGHGPNQHLTRERAKLHPLLEKMADESLKRNASDIFISSNFPPSFKIDGTLVPIPVKPLTEDEAAQIVYSTFNDEQKAKFPVEWELNYSLQSQNGIRFRVNAYHEQGRIGLVMRRITTNILTIDDLRLPQVLKELSMRKRGLIILAGPTGSGKSTSQAAMLDWRNKHSAGHIVTIEDPIEYIHSPIKSIITQREVGLDTHSWGAAVQSAMRQAPDVVCVGEVRNEHSMEYALQLAQTGHLCFFTIHATNASQTVERIMNLYPEERHPQILMDLALNLVAIIGQRLVLKKGGKGRNAIIDLLINTPAMQDHVFKNQLLEARELMERAEDDGMQTFDQDLFRLYINNEIDYDEALRQAESANDLRLRIKLYEEGRESTHIFERVNDLNLM
- a CDS encoding type IV pilus twitching motility protein PilT, with product MQITDLLAFSVKNKASDLHLSAGLPPMIRVHGDVRRINLPEMSAEEVGNMIASIMNDHQRKDYQQRLETDFSFELPNIARFRVNAFNTERGPAAVFRTIPSKVLTLEELNAPKVFQKISDQPRGLVLVTGPTGSGKSTTLAAMINYINENHHHHILTIEDPIEFVHESKQCLVNQRELHQHTHSFANALRSALREDPDIILVGEMRDPETIGLALTAAETGHLVFATLHTTGAAKTVDRIIDVFPAGEKEMVRSMLSESLRAVISQTLLKTKDGKGRVAAHEILISTAAVRNLIRENKIAQIGSALQTGQAHGMQTLDQSLQALLKRGVISIDAARAKAQNPDQLV